The following proteins are co-located in the Paracoccaceae bacterium Fryx2 genome:
- a CDS encoding carbohydrate ABC transporter permease, producing the protein MSAYSITEPSGRQKWVAGTLVIGYALITLLPLVWIIMTGFKTPADAISYPPKVVFQPSLEGYVNLFTTRTRVTPEALAALPPPSGFAETIVRNRGMVIAGPSKFGERFVNSVIIGFGSTFLSIVLGTLAAYAFSRFKIPLKDDLLFFILSTRMMPPIAVAIPIFLMYRSLGLSDTHLGMILLYTAVNISLAVWLLKGFIDEIPREYEEAALIDGYTRFQAFVKVVLPQAATGIASTAIFCLIFAWNEYAFAVLLTSGTAQTAPPFIPTIIGIGGQDWPAVAAGATLFLLPVMVFTILLRKHLLRGITFGAVRK; encoded by the coding sequence ATGAGCGCCTATTCCATCACCGAACCGTCGGGGCGCCAGAAATGGGTCGCGGGCACGCTGGTGATCGGCTACGCGCTGATCACGCTGCTGCCGCTGGTCTGGATCATCATGACCGGCTTCAAGACCCCGGCCGACGCGATCAGCTATCCGCCGAAGGTGGTGTTCCAGCCCTCGCTGGAAGGTTACGTCAACCTGTTCACCACCCGCACCCGGGTCACACCCGAGGCGCTGGCCGCCCTGCCCCCGCCCTCGGGCTTTGCCGAAACCATCGTGCGCAACCGCGGCATGGTGATCGCCGGGCCGTCGAAGTTCGGCGAGCGTTTCGTGAATTCGGTGATCATCGGCTTCGGCTCGACGTTCCTGTCGATCGTGCTCGGCACGCTGGCGGCCTATGCCTTCTCGCGCTTCAAGATTCCGCTGAAGGATGACCTCTTGTTCTTCATCCTTTCGACCCGGATGATGCCGCCCATCGCCGTCGCGATCCCGATCTTCCTGATGTATCGCAGCCTCGGGCTGTCCGACACGCATCTGGGCATGATCCTGCTCTACACCGCCGTCAACATCAGCCTCGCCGTCTGGCTTCTGAAGGGTTTCATCGACGAGATTCCCCGCGAATACGAGGAGGCGGCGCTGATCGACGGCTACACCCGCTTTCAGGCCTTCGTGAAGGTGGTGCTGCCGCAGGCCGCAACCGGCATCGCCTCGACCGCGATCTTCTGCCTGATCTTCGCCTGGAACGAATATGCCTTTGCCGTGCTGCTGACCTCGGGCACCGCCCAGACCGCGCCGCCGTTCATCCCGACCATCATCGGGATCGGCGGGCAGGACTGGCCGGCCGTCGCCGCCGGGGCCACGCTGTTCCTGCTGCCGGTGATGGTGTTCACCATCCTGCTGCGCAAGCACCTCTTGCGCGGCATCACCTTCGGGGCGGTGCGCAAATGA
- a CDS encoding LacI family DNA-binding transcriptional regulator — protein MRPTVNDIAREAGVSLATVDRVLNARPGVRDKTIRAVQDAIARLGYVRDVAAANLARQRTYRLAFVLPDTESQFVGTLVSALHAARPMAASLRSEVQLCRFPAEDPHALAHLLAELAAQGVAGVALMAPETPILRDAIRALRQRGVAVVALVSDLPNTERDHFVGIDNRAAGRTAAVLMGRFLRAGPARVIVLAQSMLLRESNERRLGFDEVMLRDFPQVTALPTLESHGSARILGQAITETLRHTPEVGGIYLLGSGHRYLSQALRDRGLAGRLVVIGHELTPHVRAALEAGSMDAVITQNVGHLVRSALRVLRGKIDHSPIDAGQEQIRIEVVLRENLPALADDTEDDIREAS, from the coding sequence GTGCGACCAACCGTCAACGACATCGCCAGAGAGGCGGGCGTCAGCCTTGCCACCGTGGACCGCGTGCTGAACGCCCGGCCGGGCGTGCGCGACAAGACCATCCGCGCGGTGCAGGACGCGATTGCCCGGCTGGGCTATGTGCGCGACGTGGCGGCGGCCAATCTGGCGCGGCAGCGCACCTACCGGCTGGCCTTCGTGCTGCCCGACACCGAAAGCCAGTTCGTCGGCACGCTGGTCTCGGCGCTGCACGCCGCCCGCCCGATGGCCGCCAGCCTGCGCAGCGAGGTGCAGCTTTGCCGCTTTCCCGCCGAAGACCCGCACGCGCTGGCGCACCTGCTGGCCGAACTGGCGGCGCAGGGCGTGGCGGGTGTGGCGCTGATGGCGCCGGAAACCCCGATCCTGCGCGACGCGATCCGGGCGCTGCGCCAGCGCGGCGTGGCGGTGGTGGCGCTGGTGTCCGACCTGCCGAACACCGAGCGCGACCATTTCGTCGGCATCGACAACCGCGCGGCGGGGCGCACCGCGGCGGTGCTGATGGGGCGCTTCCTGCGGGCGGGGCCTGCCAGGGTGATCGTGCTCGCGCAATCCATGCTGCTGCGCGAAAGCAACGAGCGGCGGCTGGGCTTCGACGAGGTCATGCTGCGCGACTTTCCGCAGGTGACGGCGCTGCCGACGCTGGAAAGCCACGGCTCGGCGCGCATCCTCGGGCAGGCCATCACCGAAACCCTGCGCCACACGCCCGAGGTCGGCGGTATCTACCTTCTGGGCAGCGGGCATCGCTACCTGAGCCAGGCATTGCGCGACCGGGGGCTGGCGGGCAGGCTGGTGGTGATCGGGCATGAACTGACGCCGCATGTCCGCGCGGCGCTGGAGGCGGGCAGCATGGATGCCGTCATCACCCAGAACGTCGGGCATCTGGTGCGCTCGGCCCTGCGGGTGCTGCGCGGCAAGATCGACCACAGCCCGATCGACGCGGGGCAGGAGCAGATCAGGATCGAGGTGGTGCTCCGCGAAAACCTGCCCGCATTGGCCGACGACACCGAGGATGACATCAGGGAGGCATCATGA
- a CDS encoding sugar ABC transporter permease, which translates to MTSNPIDRLARATPAPMAARMRGLSDRAIAWLFVAPTIFLLLAVNIFPLIWTVRLSFTNFRANRPNQAVEWVGLENYTRILTDPGIWQNMQVTAHFLFWTIFFQVIIGFSLAWLINRKFRGNDLWTTLIVIPMMLSPAVVGNFWTFLYQPQIGLFNYVVEFLTGTPAASFQMLGSVTLSPWAIVIVDTWMWTPFVMLICLAGLRSIPDYIYEAAEIDRASKLRQFFTLTVPMVLPFLMLAVLFRGIENFKMFDLVVQLTGGGPGSVTELASINLKREAFEKWRTGYSSAYAIILFVTVFGLASIYVKALNKVKER; encoded by the coding sequence ATGACAAGCAACCCCATCGACCGGCTGGCGCGCGCCACCCCGGCGCCAATGGCGGCACGGATGCGCGGCCTGTCGGACCGCGCCATCGCGTGGCTGTTCGTGGCGCCGACCATCTTCCTGCTGCTGGCGGTCAACATCTTTCCGCTGATCTGGACGGTGCGGCTTTCCTTCACCAACTTCCGCGCCAACCGGCCAAATCAGGCGGTGGAATGGGTGGGGCTCGAGAATTACACCCGCATCCTGACCGATCCGGGCATCTGGCAGAACATGCAGGTCACCGCGCATTTCCTGTTCTGGACGATTTTCTTCCAGGTGATCATCGGCTTCAGCCTTGCCTGGCTGATCAACCGCAAGTTCCGCGGCAATGACCTGTGGACCACGCTGATCGTGATTCCGATGATGCTGTCTCCGGCGGTGGTCGGCAACTTCTGGACCTTCCTCTATCAACCCCAGATCGGCCTGTTCAATTATGTCGTCGAATTTCTGACCGGCACCCCCGCCGCCAGTTTCCAGATGCTGGGGTCGGTCACCCTGTCGCCCTGGGCCATCGTGATCGTCGACACCTGGATGTGGACGCCCTTCGTTATGCTGATCTGCCTCGCCGGGCTGCGCTCGATCCCCGACTACATCTATGAAGCGGCCGAGATCGACCGTGCGTCGAAGCTGCGGCAGTTCTTCACCCTGACGGTGCCGATGGTTCTGCCCTTCCTGATGCTGGCCGTGCTGTTCCGCGGCATCGAGAACTTCAAGATGTTCGACCTCGTCGTGCAACTGACCGGCGGCGGGCCCGGGTCGGTGACCGAGCTTGCCTCGATCAACCTCAAGCGCGAGGCGTTCGAGAAATGGCGCACCGGCTATTCCTCGGCCTACGCGATCATCCTGTTCGTGACGGTGTTCGGCCTCGCCTCGATCTACGTCAAGGCCCTGAACAAGGTGAAGGAAAGATGA
- a CDS encoding sugar phosphate isomerase/epimerase yields MKTIKGPALFLAQFAGDAAPFNDWRSITRWAADCGYVGVQVPSWDARLFDLARAAESVDYCHEFKDIAAESGIVVTELSTHLQGQLVAVHPAYDIAFDGFAAPAMRGNPKARQEWAVEQLRLALTASRNLGLTAHVTFSGALAWPYVYPWPQRPAGLVETAFDELATRWRPILDHAEEKGVDLCYEIHPGEDLHDGISFEMFLERVGNHARANMLYDPSHYVLQHLDYLDNIDIYHDRIRMFHVKDAELNPTGRQGVYGGYQPWVNRAGRFRSLGDGQVDFGAVFSKLTQYGFDGWAVVEWECALKNAEDGAREGAAFVRDHIIRVTEKAFDDFAGGGTDQAANRRMLGLEG; encoded by the coding sequence ATGAAGACGATCAAGGGACCGGCGCTGTTTCTGGCGCAATTCGCGGGCGACGCGGCCCCGTTCAACGACTGGCGCTCGATCACCCGCTGGGCAGCCGATTGCGGATACGTTGGCGTACAGGTGCCAAGCTGGGACGCGCGGCTGTTCGATCTGGCCCGCGCTGCGGAATCGGTCGATTACTGTCATGAATTCAAGGATATCGCCGCCGAAAGCGGTATCGTGGTGACCGAGCTTTCAACCCATCTGCAAGGGCAGCTGGTGGCGGTGCATCCGGCCTATGACATTGCGTTCGACGGCTTTGCCGCGCCCGCGATGCGCGGCAACCCCAAGGCGCGGCAGGAATGGGCGGTGGAACAGCTGCGTCTGGCGCTGACCGCCTCGCGCAATCTGGGGCTGACGGCGCATGTCACCTTTTCCGGCGCGCTGGCCTGGCCCTACGTCTACCCCTGGCCGCAGCGCCCGGCGGGGCTGGTGGAAACCGCGTTCGACGAACTGGCAACACGCTGGCGGCCGATCCTCGATCATGCCGAGGAGAAGGGGGTCGATCTATGCTACGAGATTCATCCGGGCGAAGACCTGCACGACGGCATCAGCTTCGAGATGTTTCTGGAACGCGTGGGTAACCACGCCCGGGCGAACATGCTGTACGACCCCAGCCACTACGTCCTGCAACACCTTGATTACCTTGACAACATCGACATCTACCACGACCGCATCCGCATGTTCCACGTCAAGGATGCCGAGTTGAACCCCACCGGGCGGCAGGGGGTCTATGGCGGCTACCAGCCTTGGGTCAACCGGGCGGGCCGGTTCCGCAGTCTGGGCGACGGGCAGGTGGATTTCGGCGCGGTGTTCTCGAAACTCACGCAATACGGCTTTGACGGCTGGGCGGTGGTCGAATGGGAATGCGCGCTGAAGAACGCCGAGGACGGCGCGCGTGAAGGCGCGGCATTCGTGCGCGACCACATCATCCGCGTCACCGAAAAGGCGTTCGACGATTTCGCAGGCGGCGGCACCGATCAGGCCGCCAACCGCCGGATGCTGGGGCTGGAGGGCTGA
- a CDS encoding extracellular solute-binding protein, with product MTRRFLAATSAVAIIAGAAAAQAEDLTLCWAAWDPANALVELSKDFEAQSGHKMNFEFVPWPNFADRMLNELNSGGKLCDLLIGDSQWIGGGAENGHYVKLNDFFDTAGISMDDFMPATVYAYSTWPKGTPNYYALPAMADANAWFYRKDWFARPEIQAAFKEKYGRDLAEPKSQTELLEIAQFFQGREIDGKTVYGASIFTERGSEGITMGVTGALYAWGVKYENTPGKYDMEGAINSPAAVEALEFYKALYDTATPPGYTNAYMGESLDAFKSGQVALAMNWFAFFPGLAADPEIGDKIDFFVNPPQVTAGSTLGGQGISVVSYSEKQDAALEYIKWFAQPEVQAKWSQLGGYSAANSVVNDPAFKDSSAFAGDFLEAMGAVQDFWQEPAYAELLLAMQSRMHDYVVAGKGTAKEALDGLVADWTEVFKEEGKL from the coding sequence ATGACACGCAGATTTCTTGCCGCCACGTCCGCCGTGGCGATCATCGCAGGTGCCGCAGCGGCACAGGCGGAAGACCTGACCCTGTGCTGGGCCGCATGGGACCCGGCCAACGCGTTGGTCGAACTGTCGAAGGATTTCGAGGCCCAGTCCGGCCACAAGATGAACTTCGAGTTCGTGCCCTGGCCCAACTTTGCCGACCGGATGCTGAACGAGCTGAACTCGGGCGGCAAGCTGTGCGACCTGCTGATCGGCGACAGCCAGTGGATCGGCGGTGGCGCGGAAAACGGCCATTACGTCAAGCTGAACGACTTCTTCGACACCGCGGGCATCAGCATGGACGATTTCATGCCCGCCACCGTCTATGCCTATTCCACATGGCCCAAGGGCACGCCGAACTACTACGCCCTGCCCGCGATGGCCGATGCCAATGCCTGGTTCTACCGCAAGGACTGGTTCGCCCGCCCCGAGATTCAAGCGGCGTTCAAGGAAAAATACGGCCGCGATCTGGCCGAACCCAAGTCCCAGACCGAACTGCTTGAAATCGCGCAATTCTTCCAGGGGCGCGAGATCGACGGCAAGACGGTCTATGGTGCGTCGATCTTCACCGAGCGCGGGTCCGAAGGCATCACCATGGGCGTCACCGGCGCGCTCTATGCCTGGGGCGTCAAATACGAAAACACGCCGGGGAAGTATGACATGGAAGGCGCGATCAACTCGCCCGCCGCTGTCGAGGCGCTGGAATTCTACAAGGCGCTTTACGACACCGCGACCCCGCCCGGCTACACCAATGCCTACATGGGCGAAAGCCTCGACGCGTTCAAATCCGGGCAGGTGGCGCTGGCGATGAACTGGTTCGCCTTCTTCCCCGGCCTCGCCGCCGACCCCGAGATCGGTGACAAGATCGACTTCTTCGTGAACCCGCCGCAGGTCACCGCAGGCTCCACGCTGGGCGGTCAGGGCATCTCGGTCGTCAGCTATTCCGAAAAGCAGGACGCCGCACTGGAATACATCAAGTGGTTTGCCCAGCCAGAGGTGCAGGCCAAATGGTCCCAGCTTGGCGGCTATTCCGCCGCCAACTCGGTGGTGAATGACCCCGCCTTCAAGGACTCCAGCGCCTTCGCGGGCGACTTCCTCGAAGCGATGGGCGCGGTGCAGGACTTCTGGCAGGAGCCGGCCTATGCCGAACTGCTGCTGGCGATGCAGTCGCGGATGCATGACTACGTCGTGGCAGGAAAGGGCACCGCCAAGGAGGCGCTGGACGGTCTGGTCGCCGACTGGACCGAGGTCTTCAAGGAAGAAGGCAAGCTCTGA
- a CDS encoding ABC transporter ATP-binding protein: MVEIVIRNLRKEFGAFVAVKESSFTIRDGEFFMLLGPSGCGKTTTLRMIAGLELPTSGEIWLGGDEVSQKPASQRDIAFVFQMFALYPHMNVRRNISYPLVSQGMPRAEVRARVAEVARILGIESILDAPVGGLSGGDRQRVALGRAIVRRPAAFMMDEPLGALDAEFRERMAEELRALHDRMGATTVYVTHDQLEAMQMGDKIVVMNHGSVEQFGTPQDIYDHPATLFVADFIGSPSMNFLRFDGSFRAGDAQISLGGHAVATPELHDSATLRPLVLGVRPEHVRLSDAGAYRGRIEAAEYLGTTQIVTLTTPHGTVKARIGSGSPARVGEVVGLEFTGSTLSLFDAATGRAFRTAANAGVNHG, encoded by the coding sequence TTGGTCGAGATCGTCATCCGCAACCTGCGCAAGGAGTTCGGCGCCTTCGTCGCGGTGAAGGAATCGTCCTTCACCATCCGCGACGGCGAGTTCTTCATGCTGCTGGGGCCGTCGGGCTGCGGCAAGACCACCACGCTGCGGATGATCGCGGGGCTGGAACTGCCGACCAGCGGCGAGATCTGGCTGGGCGGCGACGAGGTCAGCCAGAAGCCCGCCAGCCAGCGCGACATTGCCTTCGTGTTCCAGATGTTTGCGCTTTACCCGCACATGAACGTGCGGCGCAACATTTCCTACCCGCTGGTCAGTCAGGGGATGCCGCGCGCCGAAGTGCGGGCGCGGGTGGCCGAGGTGGCGCGGATTCTGGGCATCGAAAGCATCCTCGACGCGCCGGTGGGAGGGCTTTCGGGCGGCGACCGTCAGCGGGTGGCGCTGGGCCGTGCCATCGTGCGCCGCCCCGCTGCCTTCATGATGGACGAACCGCTGGGCGCGCTGGATGCCGAGTTCCGCGAGCGCATGGCGGAAGAACTGCGCGCCCTGCACGACCGGATGGGGGCGACCACCGTCTATGTCACCCATGACCAACTCGAGGCGATGCAGATGGGCGACAAGATCGTGGTGATGAATCACGGCTCGGTCGAACAGTTCGGCACGCCGCAGGATATCTACGACCACCCGGCCACACTGTTCGTCGCCGATTTCATCGGCAGCCCGTCAATGAACTTCCTGCGGTTCGACGGTTCGTTCCGGGCGGGCGACGCGCAGATCAGCCTGGGCGGCCATGCCGTCGCCACGCCGGAACTGCACGACAGCGCCACCCTGCGCCCGCTGGTGCTGGGCGTGCGGCCCGAGCATGTGCGTCTGAGCGATGCCGGGGCCTACCGGGGCCGGATCGAGGCGGCGGAATATCTGGGCACCACCCAGATCGTCACCCTCACCACGCCGCATGGCACGGTGAAGGCGCGGATCGGGTCGGGCAGCCCGGCGCGGGTGGGCGAGGTCGTGGGGTTGGAGTTCACCGGCTCCACCCTGTCACTGTTCGATGCCGCCACCGGGCGCGCCTTCCGCACGGCGGCGAATGCGGGGGTGAACCATGGCTGA
- a CDS encoding ABC transporter ATP-binding protein: MAEVVLDGLSKSFGKTKALQLVSLVIRDGAFVVLLGPTGAGKTTTLRLIAGLEKPDAGDIRIGGTSVLGDMPAQRDVAMVFQQYSLYPHLTVRENLAFPLRSPILRWGQAAIEKRVKDVAEVLRIAHKLDNKATQLSGGEMQRVSIGRALVRSPRIFLMDEPLSSLDAKRRADLRVELKRIHAELGATFLYVTHDQIEAMTMATHVGVLDAGRLVQFGSPRAIYEHPVSTYVATRLGQPRINLLPATLFGPAPARAAQIGLRPEHIVQGEGLDATVRRVEHLGDQTRLHLTLGPHDLITLSDVHTPLKPGDTLAIRPQDPLWFDAGGLRLT; encoded by the coding sequence ATGGCTGAGGTGGTGCTGGACGGTCTTTCCAAATCCTTCGGCAAGACCAAAGCCTTGCAACTGGTTTCTCTGGTCATCCGCGATGGCGCCTTCGTCGTGCTGCTGGGCCCCACCGGCGCGGGCAAGACCACCACCCTGCGCCTGATTGCCGGGCTGGAGAAGCCCGACGCGGGCGACATCCGCATCGGCGGCACCTCGGTGCTGGGCGACATGCCGGCCCAGCGCGACGTGGCGATGGTGTTCCAGCAATACTCGCTTTACCCGCATCTGACGGTGCGGGAAAACCTCGCCTTTCCGCTGCGCTCGCCCATCCTGCGCTGGGGGCAGGCGGCGATCGAAAAGCGGGTGAAGGACGTGGCCGAAGTGCTTCGGATTGCACACAAACTCGACAACAAGGCCACCCAGCTTTCGGGCGGCGAGATGCAGCGGGTGTCGATCGGGCGGGCGCTGGTGCGCAGCCCGCGCATCTTCCTTATGGATGAACCGCTGTCCTCGCTCGACGCGAAACGGCGCGCCGACCTGCGGGTGGAGCTGAAGCGCATCCATGCCGAACTTGGCGCGACCTTCCTTTACGTGACGCATGACCAGATCGAGGCGATGACCATGGCGACCCATGTCGGCGTGCTGGATGCCGGGCGGCTGGTGCAGTTCGGCAGCCCGCGCGCGATCTACGAACACCCGGTCAGCACCTATGTCGCGACCCGGCTGGGCCAGCCGCGCATCAACCTGCTGCCCGCCACCCTGTTCGGCCCGGCCCCGGCGCGGGCGGCGCAGATCGGGCTGCGCCCCGAACATATCGTGCAGGGCGAGGGGCTGGATGCCACCGTGCGCCGGGTCGAGCATCTGGGCGACCAGACCCGCCTGCACCTGACGCTCGGCCCCCACGACCTGATCACGCTGAGCGACGTTCACACCCCGCTGAAACCCGGCGACACCCTCGCCATCCGCCCGCAGGACCCCTTGTGGTTCGATGCCGGCGGGCTGCGGCTGACCTGA
- a CDS encoding Gfo/Idh/MocA family oxidoreductase, whose translation MAIEGKTTARAPRIRLGMVGGGRDAFIGAVHRIAARLDDQYDLVAGCFSATAEKSHASGADLGLPETRVYADFTEMAARESRLKDGIEVVAIVTPNHMHAPVALQFLRRGIHVICDKPLTATLPEAKRLAKAAEASGAVFVLTHNYTGYPMVRQARAMVAAGDLGEIRVVQVEYAQDWLAEPIEATGQKQADWRTDPARSGAGGATGDIGTHAFNLASFVTGLTLESLAADLQSFVPGRRVDDNGHVLLRFQGGARGMLWCSQVATGNENALRLRVHGTKAGLDWCQEDPNALWFTPLGQPRQRITRGGAGAGPEAARMTRVPPGHPEGYLEAFANIYLEAAAAIRAAQAGTSPEPEVVYPTVADGVAGVAFVDACVRSSRKNGAWVKPNL comes from the coding sequence ATGGCGATCGAGGGAAAAACCACGGCGCGCGCGCCGCGCATCCGGCTGGGCATGGTCGGCGGCGGGCGCGATGCCTTCATCGGCGCGGTGCACCGCATCGCGGCACGGCTGGATGACCAGTATGATCTGGTGGCGGGCTGCTTCAGCGCCACGGCGGAAAAGTCGCACGCCTCTGGCGCCGACCTCGGCCTGCCCGAGACCCGCGTCTATGCCGATTTCACAGAAATGGCCGCCCGCGAGTCCCGGCTGAAGGACGGGATCGAGGTGGTCGCCATCGTCACGCCCAACCACATGCACGCCCCCGTGGCGCTGCAATTCCTGCGGCGCGGCATCCACGTGATCTGCGACAAGCCGCTGACCGCCACCCTGCCCGAGGCGAAACGGCTGGCCAAGGCGGCAGAAGCGTCGGGCGCGGTCTTCGTGCTGACGCACAACTATACCGGCTATCCGATGGTGCGGCAGGCCCGCGCGATGGTGGCTGCGGGCGATCTGGGCGAGATCCGGGTGGTGCAGGTCGAATATGCGCAGGACTGGCTGGCCGAACCGATCGAGGCCACGGGCCAGAAACAGGCCGACTGGCGCACCGATCCGGCGCGGTCTGGTGCCGGCGGGGCCACCGGCGACATCGGCACCCATGCCTTCAACCTCGCCTCCTTCGTCACCGGCCTGACGCTGGAAAGCCTTGCCGCCGACCTGCAAAGCTTCGTGCCGGGGCGGCGGGTCGATGACAACGGCCATGTGCTCTTGCGCTTTCAGGGCGGGGCGCGGGGGATGCTGTGGTGCAGCCAGGTGGCGACCGGCAATGAAAACGCGTTGCGCCTGCGGGTGCATGGCACCAAGGCGGGGCTCGACTGGTGCCAGGAAGACCCGAACGCGCTGTGGTTCACGCCGCTGGGCCAGCCGCGCCAGCGAATCACCCGGGGCGGCGCCGGGGCGGGGCCGGAGGCCGCGCGGATGACTAGGGTGCCGCCCGGCCACCCCGAAGGCTATCTGGAAGCCTTCGCCAACATCTATCTGGAAGCGGCCGCGGCGATCCGGGCGGCACAGGCGGGCACCTCCCCTGAACCGGAGGTTGTGTATCCGACCGTGGCCGACGGCGTGGCGGGGGTGGCCTTCGTCGATGCCTGCGTGCGCTCGTCGCGCAAGAACGGCGCATGGGTCAAGCCAAACCTCTGA